In Mycobacterium sp. JS623, one genomic interval encodes:
- the ponA2 gene encoding transglycosylase/D,D-transpeptidase PonA2, with protein MSEGRPTGAAVRGLAGCCVMAGALAAALMFPFVGGIGLMSNRAADVVANGSSQLIAGDVPQVSTMVDADGNPIAWLYTQRRFEVPTDQIANTMKLAIVSIEDKRFAEHNGVDWPGTLTGLSGYLAGNADTRGGSTIEQQYVKNYQLLVTAQTDAQRRAAVALTPARKLREIRMSLALDKSLSKAEILTRYLNLVYFGNGAFGIQDAAQTYFGINASELNWQQAALLAGLVQSTSLHDPYTNPASALSRRNIVLDTMIENLPQHADELRSAKAQPLGVLPEPNGLPNGCITAGDRGFFCDYVLNYLARAGISTDQVARGGYLIRTSLDPKVQGSVKSAIDKLASPTLDSVASVMNVIKPGKDAHRLIAMASNRAYGLNDDAHQTMQPLPFSLVGDGAGSIFKIFTTAAALDMGMGIDAQLDVPGSFQAKGLGSSDTPGCPKETWCVRNAGNYRGPLNVTDALAVSPNTAFAKLIQQVGVPRAVDMAVRLGMRSYALPGTARDYDPESNESLADFIKRQNIGSFTLGPFELNALELSNVAATLASGGVWCPPNPVDKIFDRHGNEVSVASQPCEQAVPEGLANTLANALSKDAVSPGTASGAAASVGWDLPMSGKTGTTESHRSAGFVGFTNHYAAANYIFDDSSNPSGICSFPLRKCGSGNLFGGSEPARTWFEAMKPIATDFGDVHLPPTDLRYVDGTSGSQVPNVSGMKLDAARERLKNAGFQVADQPTPVNSFSSYGAVVGTTPSGKTIPGSIVTINISDGIPPAPPPPTPPPPGEPPPPVVPPDGMTVVEIPGLPPIFVPLVGPPPGEPPPAFAPPPPPPPAFGPPPPPPLAPPPPIEPPPPPP; from the coding sequence ATGTCGGAGGGGCGGCCGACGGGGGCAGCAGTCCGCGGGTTGGCGGGCTGCTGTGTGATGGCCGGGGCGCTCGCGGCGGCGTTGATGTTCCCGTTCGTCGGCGGCATTGGGTTGATGTCGAATCGCGCGGCTGATGTCGTAGCCAACGGCTCCTCGCAACTCATCGCGGGTGACGTCCCACAGGTGTCGACGATGGTCGACGCCGACGGCAATCCCATCGCTTGGCTGTACACGCAGCGCCGTTTCGAAGTGCCAACCGATCAGATCGCCAACACGATGAAGCTGGCGATCGTCTCGATCGAGGACAAGCGGTTCGCTGAACACAACGGCGTCGACTGGCCCGGCACACTGACCGGCTTGTCCGGCTACCTCGCCGGCAACGCCGACACGCGCGGCGGTTCGACAATCGAGCAGCAGTACGTCAAGAACTACCAGCTGCTGGTGACGGCTCAGACCGACGCCCAACGGCGCGCCGCTGTCGCGTTGACACCGGCACGAAAGCTGCGCGAGATCCGGATGTCGTTGGCGCTGGACAAGTCACTCAGCAAGGCCGAGATTCTGACCCGGTACCTGAACCTGGTGTATTTCGGCAATGGGGCGTTCGGCATTCAGGACGCCGCGCAAACCTACTTCGGTATCAACGCCTCCGAGCTGAACTGGCAGCAGGCCGCGCTGCTGGCGGGACTGGTGCAGTCGACCAGTCTGCACGACCCCTATACCAACCCCGCCAGTGCGCTCAGTCGGCGAAACATCGTGTTGGACACCATGATCGAGAATCTTCCGCAGCACGCCGACGAGCTGCGGTCGGCCAAGGCCCAACCGCTGGGCGTGCTGCCCGAGCCGAACGGACTGCCGAATGGCTGCATCACCGCCGGTGATCGGGGCTTCTTTTGCGACTATGTGCTGAATTACCTCGCGCGGGCCGGGATCAGCACGGACCAAGTGGCTCGCGGCGGCTATCTGATTCGCACCTCGCTTGACCCGAAGGTGCAGGGTTCGGTCAAGTCGGCGATCGACAAGTTGGCCAGCCCGACCCTCGACAGCGTCGCAAGTGTGATGAATGTGATCAAGCCTGGCAAGGACGCCCATCGACTGATCGCGATGGCAAGCAACCGGGCATACGGACTCAACGACGATGCCCACCAGACCATGCAGCCGCTGCCGTTCTCGCTCGTCGGCGATGGCGCCGGTTCGATCTTCAAAATCTTCACCACCGCGGCCGCGCTCGACATGGGCATGGGGATCGACGCTCAATTGGATGTGCCGGGCTCGTTCCAAGCCAAAGGGCTCGGCAGCAGCGATACTCCCGGCTGCCCGAAGGAGACATGGTGTGTCAGGAATGCAGGGAACTACCGGGGCCCTCTGAACGTCACTGACGCGCTCGCTGTCTCGCCAAACACCGCATTCGCCAAGTTGATTCAACAGGTTGGCGTACCCCGCGCAGTTGACATGGCGGTGCGCCTCGGGATGCGGTCCTACGCGCTGCCGGGAACGGCGCGAGACTATGACCCGGAGAGTAATGAAAGCCTGGCCGACTTCATCAAGAGACAGAACATCGGCTCGTTCACGCTGGGGCCGTTCGAGCTCAATGCGCTCGAGCTGTCGAATGTGGCGGCAACACTCGCATCAGGCGGAGTGTGGTGTCCGCCGAATCCGGTGGACAAGATATTCGACCGCCACGGAAATGAGGTGTCGGTTGCGAGTCAGCCCTGCGAACAGGCGGTGCCGGAGGGGCTGGCCAATACGTTGGCGAACGCGCTGAGCAAGGACGCTGTGAGCCCCGGCACCGCATCCGGCGCCGCGGCATCGGTGGGATGGGACTTGCCGATGTCAGGCAAGACCGGCACCACCGAATCGCATCGCTCCGCAGGTTTCGTGGGATTCACCAATCACTATGCGGCCGCGAACTACATCTTCGACGACTCCAGCAATCCGTCTGGGATCTGTTCGTTCCCGCTGCGTAAATGCGGCAGCGGCAACCTGTTTGGCGGTAGCGAACCCGCCCGCACGTGGTTCGAGGCGATGAAGCCGATTGCCACCGATTTCGGCGATGTGCACCTGCCGCCAACTGATCTGCGCTACGTCGACGGCACGTCGGGTAGTCAGGTGCCGAACGTGTCCGGTATGAAACTGGACGCGGCGCGAGAGCGGTTGAAGAACGCCGGATTTCAGGTCGCCGACCAGCCGACACCCGTGAACAGCTTCTCGAGCTACGGTGCCGTGGTCGGAACCACCCCGAGCGGTAAAACGATTCCCGGGTCGATCGTCACGATCAACATCAGCGACGGAATTCCGCCCGCTCCACCGCCGCCCACGCCGCCACCGCCCGGCGAGCCGCCGCCACCCGTCGTTCCGCCGGACGGCATGACGGTCGTTGAGATTCCGGGGTTGCCACCAATTTTCGTGCCTCTGGTCGGGCCGCCGCCCGGCGAACCCCCTCCAGCGTTCGCGCCACCGCCACCGCCGCCACCGGCGTTCGGGCCACCGCCCCCGCCGCCATTGGCACCACCACCGCCGATCGAACCGCCGCCGCCACCACCGTGA
- a CDS encoding adenylate/guanylate cyclase domain-containing protein encodes MDLTATVLAVDDQLTNLKLLDAVLTPRGHRVLTAQSGAEALQLLETEDIDLVLLDILMPQMDGYEVCRRIRSIPATEFLPVVMITASGSEQRLAALEAGADDFVTKPFDKSELLARVASLTRIKRYHDTIRRQAEELARWNAELETRVAHQVSELERTSRLRRFLSPQLADLVVGDESLLASHRREIVVLFTDLRNFTPFAETSEPEEVMGVLAEYHHAIGGLVHAYEGTLERFTGDGIMVFFNDPVQCDDPAQRAVRMALDIRDAVRDLADGWHRRGYELAVGIGIAQNHATLGRIGFEGRFDYAAIGSVTNLAARLCSDAGPWQVLVTDRVLAATEDICVSEMVGDVQPKGFSRKVRVHNISALKEK; translated from the coding sequence ATGGACCTCACCGCGACGGTACTGGCTGTCGACGACCAGCTGACCAACCTGAAGTTGCTCGACGCGGTCCTCACTCCGCGCGGACACCGGGTGCTGACAGCGCAATCGGGCGCCGAGGCACTACAGCTTCTCGAGACCGAGGACATCGACCTCGTTCTGCTCGACATCCTGATGCCGCAGATGGACGGTTACGAAGTGTGCCGTCGAATACGGTCAATTCCCGCAACCGAATTCCTTCCGGTAGTGATGATCACCGCCAGCGGAAGCGAACAACGGCTGGCGGCCCTCGAGGCGGGCGCCGACGACTTCGTCACCAAACCCTTCGACAAGAGCGAGCTGCTGGCGCGGGTGGCGTCGCTGACGCGGATCAAGCGTTATCACGACACTATCCGCCGCCAGGCCGAGGAGTTGGCTCGATGGAACGCCGAGCTCGAAACCCGGGTCGCTCACCAGGTGTCGGAATTGGAGCGCACCAGCCGGCTGCGCCGTTTCCTGTCCCCCCAGCTGGCCGACCTCGTCGTCGGTGACGAGAGCCTGCTCGCCAGCCACCGCCGCGAAATCGTCGTTCTCTTCACCGATCTGAGGAACTTCACGCCGTTCGCGGAGACCAGTGAGCCCGAAGAGGTGATGGGCGTACTCGCCGAGTACCACCACGCCATCGGCGGCCTCGTCCACGCGTACGAAGGCACGCTGGAGCGGTTCACCGGCGACGGAATCATGGTGTTCTTCAACGACCCTGTCCAATGCGATGATCCCGCACAGCGGGCCGTACGGATGGCACTGGATATCCGGGATGCGGTGCGAGATCTCGCCGATGGCTGGCATCGCAGAGGCTATGAGCTCGCCGTGGGAATCGGTATAGCCCAAAACCATGCGACGCTCGGCCGGATCGGCTTCGAGGGGCGATTCGATTACGCCGCCATTGGCAGCGTCACCAACCTGGCTGCGCGACTGTGTTCGGATGCCGGGCCCTGGCAGGTGCTGGTGACCGACCGCGTGCTCGCGGCCACCGAAGACATCTGCGTGTCGGAAATGGTCGGGGACGTACAGCCCAAGGGATTCAGCCGCAAAGTGCGCGTGCACAACATCAGCGCGCTCAAAGAAAAGTAG
- a CDS encoding HNH endonuclease codes for MRQCRGCGSPLSKRSQKIYCGNACQASFRRKSSTERWLESGEARIDSHQGHYIREYLVAAQSGRCAICGGTGEWFGLPLAFVLDHVDGDPTNNRRENLRLICPNCDSQLPTYKSRNRGNGRHYRRQRYADGQSY; via the coding sequence ATGAGACAGTGTCGCGGTTGCGGTTCGCCACTCTCGAAGCGCAGCCAAAAGATCTACTGCGGCAACGCATGTCAGGCGTCCTTTCGGCGCAAGTCGAGTACGGAGCGTTGGCTCGAATCCGGCGAGGCGCGAATCGACAGCCACCAAGGTCACTACATCAGGGAGTATCTCGTCGCCGCCCAGTCCGGCCGTTGCGCGATATGTGGCGGAACCGGCGAGTGGTTTGGCTTGCCGCTCGCATTCGTGTTAGACCACGTGGACGGGGACCCGACCAACAATCGACGGGAAAACTTGCGGCTGATCTGTCCGAACTGTGACTCGCAGCTGCCGACGTACAAGAGCCGGAATCGTGGCAACGGACGCCACTACCGGCGACAACGATACGCCGACGGTCAGTCCTACTAG
- a CDS encoding Abi-alpha family protein: MGNSQDPFGLVGMASGVAKFWLRTSIRTQEQLVGLLGEKPEEPDAPARPGTPEPADTDALGSKMRELLERALDNSTSSSQMELFHHILDQLVADEARIISALSDGSSSPLVSVHDWTRRRVQGRAVLENASLIGRTANVALPEMVPSYVSHLLSLGLVEVGPEDPDLKDDYEVLMAEATVLAAIKTASRGPLAAKVDKLTLTLSGLGQALWAATMQQGDP, encoded by the coding sequence GTGGGGAACTCCCAAGACCCGTTTGGGCTCGTCGGAATGGCGTCGGGCGTGGCAAAGTTCTGGCTTCGCACGTCGATCCGAACTCAGGAGCAGCTGGTCGGACTGCTCGGCGAGAAGCCGGAGGAGCCCGATGCGCCAGCACGTCCAGGCACCCCCGAGCCGGCGGACACCGACGCGCTGGGCTCGAAGATGCGCGAGTTGCTCGAGCGGGCTCTGGACAACAGCACCAGCAGCAGTCAGATGGAGCTGTTTCATCACATCCTCGACCAACTCGTTGCGGACGAGGCGCGGATCATCAGCGCACTTTCCGACGGCTCGTCGTCGCCGCTCGTGAGCGTCCATGACTGGACGCGACGCCGGGTACAGGGTCGGGCCGTACTGGAGAATGCGTCGCTGATCGGGCGCACCGCCAACGTCGCCTTGCCGGAAATGGTCCCGTCCTACGTCAGCCATCTGCTGTCTCTCGGCCTCGTTGAGGTCGGCCCCGAGGACCCCGACCTGAAGGACGATTACGAGGTTCTGATGGCGGAGGCGACGGTGCTGGCAGCCATCAAGACCGCGTCGCGCGGCCCACTGGCGGCGAAAGTCGACAAGCTCACGCTGACGCTGTCAGGGCTCGGGCAGGCGCTGTGGGCGGCAACGATGCAACAAGGGGACCCGTGA
- a CDS encoding response regulator transcription factor yields the protein MAMAALPDNTPEARILVVDDETNIVELLSVSLKFQGFEVHTASNGPAALDKAREVRPDAVILDVMMPGMDGFGLLRRLRADGIDSPALFLTARDSLQDKIAGLTLGGDDYVTKPFSLEEVVARLRVILRRSGRGVEEPRNARLTFADIELDEDTHEVWKAGEPVSLSPTEFTLLRYFIINAGTVLSKPKILDHVWRYDFGGDVNVVESYVSYLRRKIDTGEKRLLHTLRGVGYVLREPR from the coding sequence ATGGCGATGGCTGCATTACCTGACAACACTCCAGAGGCGCGGATTCTCGTCGTTGACGACGAGACGAATATCGTCGAGCTCCTCTCGGTGAGCCTGAAGTTCCAGGGCTTCGAGGTTCATACCGCGTCCAATGGGCCCGCGGCGCTGGACAAAGCCCGCGAAGTACGTCCCGATGCGGTCATCCTCGACGTGATGATGCCTGGCATGGACGGCTTCGGCCTGCTGCGCAGGCTGCGGGCCGACGGCATCGACTCCCCGGCACTGTTCCTCACCGCCCGCGACTCCCTCCAAGACAAGATCGCGGGCCTCACCCTCGGTGGCGACGATTACGTCACCAAGCCGTTCTCCCTGGAAGAGGTGGTCGCGCGGCTGCGGGTGATCCTGCGGCGGTCCGGCCGCGGCGTCGAGGAGCCCCGCAACGCCCGGCTGACCTTCGCCGACATCGAGCTCGACGAGGACACCCACGAGGTCTGGAAGGCCGGCGAGCCCGTTTCCCTGTCGCCGACGGAGTTCACGCTGCTTCGCTACTTCATCATCAACGCGGGCACCGTGCTGTCGAAGCCCAAGATCCTCGACCACGTCTGGCGCTATGACTTCGGGGGCGACGTCAACGTCGTCGAGTCCTATGTGTCTTACCTGCGGCGCAAGATCGACACCGGCGAGAAGCGTCTGCTGCACACGTTGCGGGGCGTCGGGTACGTCCTGCGTGAGCCGCGATGA
- a CDS encoding hybrid sensor histidine kinase/response regulator, whose protein sequence is MAERSERTTRVSRASSELNRQLRDAREQAAASREILAALGRAGADPDDILDTILEHATRLCRAQAATLYIPEGDTFLLSRDSGKISEEFRRQVLDQPLARNRSSTVGRAAQEMRTIQIADALNDAEYGRSDLQSLAGFRTLLSTPMMLQNEVVGVLSMWRTNVAPFNKRECELLEEFAVQGAIVMRQDALRRALDRQVAQLEVLREVGDAVGSTLDLDEVLDQIVSNAVQLTRTDGGSIMEYDESTDSFHVRAAYGSSQELLKELRAITIDRKTTLVGRAATAHRTVEVPDLAAAELDPHLAALLRDGWRSVLAVPILRGDRILGVLVIRRRDTGSFGPHVQLLETFAGQSALAIVNARLFGELQTKTRELEVASHHKSEFLASMSHELRTPLNAVIGFSEVLLDRMFGELNERQDEYLRDIWNSGKHLLELLNEILDLSKVEAGQMILEPSTFSVTSAIDYCVAMLRERATAHSITVTVDVAAEINTIDADERKFKQVVLNLVSNAVKFTPDGGSVSVRASREGSELLVTVTDTGIGVPVEDQERIFESFQQGRRGAPKEEGTGLGLTLSRRFVWLWGGRMWLQSTAGEGSTFGFSIPGVLKGDEGVPQHLPVILLVDDDRASLDLNSAYLDGSPTRVLRATDGLEALEVAQKERPAAIVLEVGLPKRDGWQVLTDLKADPHTATIPVIIATDVDNRARGLALGAEAYLRKPIGRDELIEALKRAGAL, encoded by the coding sequence GTGGCGGAACGAAGCGAACGCACGACGCGCGTATCACGAGCCTCGAGCGAGCTGAACCGGCAGTTGCGCGACGCCCGCGAGCAAGCAGCCGCGAGCCGCGAGATTCTCGCCGCCCTCGGCCGGGCAGGCGCCGACCCAGATGACATCCTCGACACGATCCTCGAGCACGCCACTCGCCTGTGCCGTGCGCAGGCTGCGACGTTGTACATCCCCGAGGGCGACACATTTCTGCTTTCCCGCGACTCCGGCAAGATCTCCGAAGAGTTTCGCAGGCAGGTACTCGACCAGCCGCTCGCTCGCAACCGGTCGTCCACCGTCGGTCGCGCGGCCCAGGAAATGCGGACCATCCAGATCGCCGATGCGCTCAACGATGCGGAGTACGGGCGCAGCGATCTGCAAAGCCTTGCTGGCTTTCGCACGCTGTTGTCCACGCCGATGATGCTGCAGAACGAGGTCGTCGGTGTGCTGTCCATGTGGCGCACCAACGTCGCGCCGTTTAACAAGCGCGAATGCGAACTCCTTGAGGAGTTCGCCGTCCAGGGTGCGATCGTGATGCGACAGGACGCGTTGCGCCGCGCATTGGACCGACAAGTCGCACAGCTGGAGGTGCTGCGGGAAGTCGGAGACGCCGTCGGCTCCACCCTCGATCTCGACGAAGTGCTGGACCAGATCGTCAGCAACGCCGTGCAGCTCACCCGCACCGACGGCGGATCCATCATGGAGTACGACGAGTCGACCGACTCGTTCCACGTTCGTGCCGCGTACGGCAGCAGCCAGGAACTGCTAAAAGAACTGCGCGCCATCACAATTGACCGTAAGACCACGCTGGTGGGCAGGGCCGCGACAGCCCACCGGACGGTCGAAGTGCCCGACCTCGCCGCTGCGGAGCTCGACCCCCACCTGGCCGCCTTGCTCCGCGACGGCTGGCGGTCCGTGCTCGCCGTTCCCATTTTGCGAGGCGACCGGATCCTGGGTGTGCTGGTGATCCGGCGCCGCGACACCGGCTCGTTCGGGCCTCATGTGCAGCTGCTCGAAACCTTCGCAGGCCAGTCCGCACTTGCCATCGTCAACGCGCGCCTGTTTGGTGAGCTGCAGACCAAGACAAGAGAACTCGAGGTCGCCAGCCACCACAAATCCGAGTTCCTGGCCAGCATGTCCCACGAGCTGCGCACCCCGCTCAACGCGGTCATCGGTTTCTCAGAAGTGTTGCTTGACCGAATGTTCGGCGAGCTCAACGAGCGGCAGGACGAATACCTGCGCGACATCTGGAACTCCGGCAAGCACCTGCTGGAGCTGCTGAATGAGATCCTCGACCTCTCCAAGGTCGAGGCGGGCCAAATGATCCTCGAGCCAAGCACGTTCAGTGTCACCAGCGCTATCGACTATTGCGTTGCGATGCTTCGGGAACGCGCTACTGCGCACTCGATCACGGTCACCGTCGACGTCGCCGCCGAGATCAACACCATCGACGCCGACGAGCGCAAGTTCAAGCAGGTCGTGCTCAACCTGGTGTCTAACGCGGTCAAGTTCACTCCCGACGGCGGATCCGTGTCGGTCCGCGCTTCTCGCGAAGGCTCCGAGCTGTTGGTAACGGTGACCGACACGGGTATCGGCGTGCCTGTCGAAGACCAAGAACGAATCTTCGAGTCGTTCCAACAGGGCCGCCGCGGCGCGCCGAAAGAAGAGGGCACCGGCCTTGGCCTCACGTTGTCGCGGCGCTTCGTCTGGTTGTGGGGCGGGCGGATGTGGCTTCAGAGCACTGCAGGTGAGGGCAGCACGTTCGGGTTCTCCATCCCGGGGGTGCTGAAGGGTGATGAAGGTGTGCCACAACACCTTCCGGTCATCCTTCTCGTCGACGACGACCGAGCGTCGCTGGACCTCAACTCGGCATACCTCGATGGTTCGCCGACACGAGTGCTGCGGGCCACAGACGGTCTCGAGGCCCTCGAGGTGGCGCAGAAAGAGCGACCGGCCGCCATCGTCCTCGAGGTTGGGCTACCCAAGCGCGACGGCTGGCAGGTGCTGACCGACCTCAAAGCCGATCCCCACACCGCCACGATCCCGGTGATCATCGCGACTGACGTCGACAATCGCGCCCGCGGGCTCGCCCTCGGTGCCGAGGCCTACCTACGCAAACCGATTGGCCGCGACGAGCTGATCGAGGCGTTGAAACGAGCGGGAGCGCTGTGA
- a CDS encoding response regulator — protein MTTRRILVVEDNPLNLKLVREVLSFAGYDVIEAQSGEEGLRAAQETPPDLVLMDLQLPGIDGTETLHRLRQDTLGPEIPIVAVTAFAMAEDKERASRAGFDGYIEKPISVRALPGQIEAFFDGQAD, from the coding sequence GTGACGACACGCCGCATCCTCGTGGTCGAGGACAATCCGTTGAACCTCAAGCTGGTTCGCGAGGTGTTGAGTTTCGCCGGCTATGACGTCATCGAGGCGCAATCCGGGGAAGAAGGCCTGCGAGCCGCACAGGAGACTCCCCCGGATCTGGTGCTGATGGACCTCCAATTGCCCGGCATCGACGGAACCGAGACGCTGCACAGACTGCGGCAGGACACCCTGGGCCCGGAGATACCGATCGTTGCCGTGACGGCCTTCGCGATGGCCGAGGACAAGGAGCGGGCATCGCGCGCCGGCTTCGACGGCTACATCGAGAAACCCATCAGCGTGCGCGCGCTACCCGGCCAGATCGAAGCATTTTTCGACGGACAGGCGGACTGA
- a CDS encoding sensor histidine kinase, whose amino-acid sequence MAVLRGRGIPLRVGLVAATLVLVAGGLLASGIAVTTILRHDLTNRVDETLLDASRSWAQAPRRMPTPPIEGPNPARPPSDFYVRGIDPDGRIWMAVNDRAAEPALPADNDVGPVPVTVGSIDHSTVQWRAMSVRGLRGELTTVAIDLSDVQTTVRALIYAQLGIGGAVLLVLGVVGYWVVHRSLRPLVEVERTAAAIASGQLDRRVPERDPRTEVGRLSAALNGMLAQIQRAVASSESSADAARTSEDRMRRFITDASHELRTPLTTIRGFAELYRQGAANDVEMLMSRIESESRRMGLLVEDLLLLARLDQQRPLDRRRVDLLAIASDAVHDAQSIAPPGRKITMEVFDGPGIPEVLGDEARLRQVLGNLVANALQHTPDTAGITVRVGTNDDNAVLEVCDEGPGMSKDDAHRVFERFYRADSSRARASGGTGLGLSIVDSLVHAHGGSVSVVTAPGEGCRFKVNLPRIADMPAHVS is encoded by the coding sequence GTGGCCGTACTGCGCGGGCGAGGCATACCCCTAAGAGTGGGGCTGGTCGCCGCCACCCTCGTGCTGGTGGCGGGCGGCCTGCTGGCATCCGGGATCGCGGTCACCACGATCCTGCGTCACGACCTGACCAATCGCGTCGACGAGACGCTGCTCGACGCCTCCCGCAGCTGGGCGCAGGCCCCGCGCCGGATGCCGACCCCGCCGATCGAAGGCCCCAACCCGGCCCGGCCGCCGTCCGACTTCTACGTGCGCGGCATCGATCCCGACGGCCGCATCTGGATGGCGGTCAACGACCGCGCTGCCGAGCCCGCGCTGCCCGCCGACAACGACGTGGGACCGGTGCCGGTGACTGTCGGCTCGATCGACCACTCGACCGTGCAGTGGCGGGCGATGAGCGTGCGCGGGTTGCGCGGTGAGTTGACGACGGTCGCGATCGATCTGTCCGATGTGCAGACGACGGTGCGCGCGCTGATCTACGCGCAACTCGGCATCGGCGGCGCTGTGCTGCTGGTGCTCGGCGTCGTCGGGTATTGGGTGGTGCATCGCAGCCTGCGGCCACTGGTCGAAGTGGAGCGCACCGCGGCGGCCATCGCGTCCGGACAGCTCGATCGTCGTGTGCCAGAACGTGATCCGCGCACCGAAGTCGGGCGGCTGTCGGCGGCGCTGAACGGAATGCTTGCGCAGATCCAGCGTGCGGTGGCGTCGTCGGAGTCGTCGGCCGACGCGGCCCGCACCTCCGAGGACAGGATGCGCCGGTTCATCACCGACGCCAGTCACGAGCTGCGCACCCCGCTGACCACGATCCGCGGTTTCGCCGAGTTGTATCGGCAGGGCGCCGCCAACGACGTGGAGATGTTGATGAGCCGAATCGAGAGCGAATCCCGTCGGATGGGTCTGCTCGTCGAGGATCTGCTGCTGTTGGCCCGGCTCGACCAGCAGCGCCCGCTGGATCGGCGCCGCGTCGACCTGCTGGCCATCGCGAGCGATGCCGTGCACGACGCGCAGTCGATCGCGCCGCCCGGACGCAAAATCACGATGGAAGTGTTCGACGGGCCCGGCATACCAGAGGTCCTCGGCGACGAGGCTCGGCTGCGTCAGGTGCTTGGCAACCTGGTGGCCAACGCGCTGCAGCACACCCCCGACACCGCCGGCATCACGGTGCGGGTCGGCACCAACGATGACAACGCGGTGCTCGAGGTGTGCGATGAGGGCCCCGGCATGAGCAAGGACGACGCGCACCGGGTGTTCGAGCGGTTCTACCGCGCCGACTCATCACGCGCCCGCGCCAGCGGCGGCACTGGGCTGGGCCTGTCGATCGTCGACTCGCTGGTACACGCGCACGGCGGTTCGGTCAGCGTTGTCACCGCGCCCGGCGAGGGTTGTCGTTTCAAGGTCAACCTGCCGCGGATCGCCGATATGCCGGCACACGTGAGTTGA